From the Panulirus ornatus isolate Po-2019 chromosome 58, ASM3632096v1, whole genome shotgun sequence genome, one window contains:
- the LOC139766747 gene encoding cuticle protein AM1159-like, protein MKFVVLALLATTVTAAPQIQDGLPIVKILSESRQDDGAGNFNYAFQADNGIAVEASGSPGSQGQSVMQGSFSFPVPDGSVAEFHYFADEFGYQPQSSLLPTPHPLPAHVPELLRIAEEQRAAGIVFK, encoded by the exons aTGAAGTTT GTCGTCCTCGCCCTCCTGGCCACCACCGTCACTGCCGCCCCTCAGATCCAGGATGGCCTTCCCATAGTCAAGATCCTTAGCGAGAGTCGTCAGGACGACGGCGCCGGCAACTTCAACTACGCTTTCCAGGCCGACAACGGCATCGCTGTGGAAGCCTCCGGCTCCCCAGGTTCACAGGGACAGAGCGTCATGCAAGGCTCCTTCAG TTTCCCTGTTCCTGACGGTTCCGTCGCGGAGTTCCACTACTTCGCCGATGAGTTCGGGTACCAACCTCAGTCCTCATTGTTACCAACTCCACATCCCCTCCCCGCCCACGTCCCTGAGCTGCTCCGCATCGCCGAAGAACAGCGAGCCGCCGGCATCGTCTTCAAATAA